Proteins encoded by one window of Sphaerodactylus townsendi isolate TG3544 linkage group LG04, MPM_Stown_v2.3, whole genome shotgun sequence:
- the LOC125431471 gene encoding ferritin light chain, oocyte isoform-like: protein MSSVRQNYHAESEADVNRLVNQLLHAGYTYLSLGYYFTRDDLALSKFASFFRHVSEEKHEQVEKLLTFQNRRGGRAVLLDVKKPEQDEWGNGASAMLFALQLEKSVNQALLDLHQIATRHVDPHMCDFLETHFLDEEVKLIKKLGTSVLTNPESWWACQRETAHEVHLFDRLTLGESSD from the coding sequence ATGAGCTCCGTGCGCCAGAACTACCACGCCGAGAGCGAAGCCGACGTCAACCGCCTGGTCAACCAGCTGCTCCACGCTGGCTACACCTATTTGTCCCTGGGTTATTATTTCACCCGGGATGATTTGGCTCTATCCAAATTTGCCTCCTTCTTCCGGCATGTGTCTGAGGAGAAACACGAACAAGTTGAAAAACTCCTGACCTTCCAAAACCGTCGCGGAGGGAGAGCTGTTCTTCTGGATGTCAAAAAACCAGAGCAGGATGAATGGGGGAATGGAGCCTCTGCCATGCTCTTCGCCCTGCAGCTGGAGAAGAGCGTGAAccaagccctgctggatctgcaTCAGATAGCTACCCGCCACGTGGATCCTCACATGTGTGACTTCCTGGAGACTCACTTCCTCGATGAGGAGGTGAAGCTGATCAAGAAGCTGGGGACTTCAGTGCTGACCAACCCTGAATCGTGGTGGGCGTGCCAAAGAGAGACGGCTCATGAAGTGCACCTCTTCGACCGCCTCACCTTGGGCGAGTCCAGCGACTGA